In Deinococcus sp. HSC-46F16, the following are encoded in one genomic region:
- a CDS encoding ABC transporter permease: MSRSPDLAWTVARAHLARRRTQNVLTVLGIAVGVMVLIAALSLTNGFTRALVDATLRASPHLSLTSYAPAGRDAGLEAEVRSDPRVTAFVPFVGDKGLLTRPAGEGRAAGVDFATLFGVTPAAAGVLGLRPEEARLLRGLGQNEILLGEALARSVGAFPGDEVRLLSSTQRRATLRVVGVFSTGNFLIDSGYAFTRLGTLQALQGTRNITGYQLRLRDPDLAREVGQELTRLRPYASLPWQDLYGTLLDQLALQKRVIAFVVFLIVIVAAFGIANVLTLAVFEKTQEIAILRAIGATRGLITRVFLIEGAVLGLGGLLLGNLLGLGISLYFTVRPFQLPGDLYFITALPVEVRWTDLLWVNAVGLGTTLLAALIPARRAAGVEPARIIR; encoded by the coding sequence CCTGAGCCTCACCAACGGCTTTACTCGCGCCCTGGTGGACGCGACCCTGCGGGCCAGCCCCCATCTGAGCCTGACCTCCTACGCGCCCGCGGGCCGCGATGCGGGACTGGAGGCCGAGGTGCGCTCGGACCCCCGCGTCACCGCGTTCGTGCCCTTTGTGGGCGACAAGGGCCTGCTGACCCGCCCCGCCGGGGAGGGCCGCGCGGCGGGGGTGGATTTTGCCACCCTCTTCGGCGTGACCCCAGCCGCGGCGGGGGTGCTGGGGCTGCGGCCGGAGGAAGCGCGGCTGCTGCGCGGGCTGGGCCAGAACGAGATCCTGCTGGGCGAGGCCTTGGCCCGCAGCGTGGGGGCCTTTCCGGGAGACGAGGTGCGGCTGCTCAGCAGCACCCAGCGCCGGGCGACCCTGCGGGTGGTGGGGGTGTTCAGCACAGGCAACTTCCTGATCGACTCGGGCTACGCCTTTACCCGCCTGGGGACCCTCCAGGCCCTTCAGGGCACGCGGAACATCACCGGCTACCAGCTTCGCCTGCGCGACCCGGACCTCGCCCGCGAGGTGGGGCAGGAGCTGACGCGGCTGCGGCCCTACGCTTCCCTGCCCTGGCAGGACCTGTACGGCACGCTGCTCGACCAGCTCGCCCTGCAAAAGCGCGTGATCGCCTTCGTGGTGTTCCTGATCGTGATCGTGGCAGCGTTCGGCATTGCCAACGTGCTGACCCTGGCCGTCTTCGAGAAGACCCAGGAGATCGCCATCCTGCGGGCCATCGGCGCCACGCGGGGGCTGATCACGCGCGTCTTCCTGATCGAGGGAGCGGTGCTGGGGCTGGGGGGGCTGCTGCTGGGCAACCTGCTGGGGTTGGGCATCAGCCTGTATTTCACCGTGCGGCCTTTTCAGTTGCCGGGCGATCTCTACTTCATCACCGCGCTGCCCGTGGAGGTGCGCTGGACAGACCTGCTGTGGGTCAACGCGGTGGGCCTGGGCACCACGCTGCTCGCGGCCCTGATTCCGGCCCGGCGGGCGGCAGGCGTGGAACCTGCCCGGATCATTCGCTAA
- a CDS encoding DUF4384 domain-containing protein has product MKKLLMIPAAMLLGTAAAAPRISAQSIIVNPTQPNLSVSVRVNKDTSGNANPTYRVGENISISTSVNRDAYVYLFNVDANGEVTQILPNRLGGDNFVKANTTVTFPRAGANFTFTVGEDLGLNKVLALASLTPLNLDQLSSFKSQQDQFATVNARGQQQLAQALSIVVNPIPQNSWVTDTAFFTVVGQTPVQTGSLFVGTNVANATVTLNGQRLGSANTTFSNLRPGTYPVRVQAPGFRDFTTTITVRAGVTTNLNVDFAQAVTPAPVVSNQYTLSIRSNVAGARVFVDGREVGTIQGGTLSVSVPRGSVEVVLIAPGYRTFVNTYNVTRNSQITITPAR; this is encoded by the coding sequence ATGAAGAAGCTTCTGATGATTCCCGCCGCAATGCTCCTCGGCACGGCGGCTGCGGCTCCCCGAATCAGCGCCCAGAGCATTATCGTCAACCCCACGCAGCCCAACCTGTCGGTCAGCGTGCGTGTGAACAAGGACACCAGCGGCAACGCCAACCCCACCTACCGCGTGGGCGAGAACATCTCGATCTCGACGAGCGTCAACCGCGACGCCTACGTCTACCTGTTCAACGTGGACGCCAACGGCGAAGTCACCCAGATCCTGCCCAACCGTCTTGGCGGCGACAACTTCGTCAAGGCGAACACCACCGTGACTTTTCCCCGTGCGGGCGCCAACTTCACCTTCACGGTCGGCGAAGACCTCGGCCTGAACAAGGTGCTGGCCCTCGCCAGCCTGACGCCGCTGAACCTCGACCAGCTCAGCTCCTTCAAGAGCCAGCAGGACCAGTTCGCCACCGTGAACGCCCGTGGCCAGCAGCAGCTCGCGCAGGCCCTGAGCATCGTGGTGAACCCCATTCCGCAAAACAGCTGGGTGACCGACACGGCCTTCTTCACGGTCGTCGGCCAGACCCCCGTGCAGACGGGCAGCCTGTTCGTGGGCACCAACGTCGCCAACGCCACCGTGACCCTCAACGGCCAGCGCCTCGGCAGCGCCAACACCACCTTCAGCAACCTCCGCCCGGGCACCTACCCGGTGCGCGTGCAGGCCCCTGGCTTCCGGGACTTCACCACGACCATCACCGTCCGGGCGGGCGTGACCACCAACCTGAACGTGGACTTCGCGCAGGCCGTGACCCCGGCCCCCGTGGTGAGCAACCAGTACACGCTGTCGATCCGCAGCAACGTGGCCGGTGCGCGCGTGTTCGTGGACGGGCGCGAGGTCGGCACCATCCAGGGCGGCACCCTGAGCGTGTCCGTGCCGCGTGGCAGCGTCGAGGTCGTGCTGATCGCCCCCGGCTACCGCACCTTCGTGAACACCTACAACGTCACCCGCAACAGCCAGATCACCATCACCCCCGCCCGCTAA
- a CDS encoding CoA pyrophosphatase, which yields MTDTPDPLGAVLEDPWAVWVGQRPRSRLHLPDFRRAAVLVGLTREPDPRVLLTVRSADLPTHRGQISFPGGSLDPGETPVQAALREAEEEVGLSPADVTVLGELDDVFTPVGFHVTPILARIPAELRLTLSAEVAELLLPTLSELRAAPLVRETRTLPGGERVPLYRYPWRGHDIWGMTARVLHDLLGEGP from the coding sequence ATGACGGACACCCCCGATCCCCTCGGCGCCGTGCTGGAGGACCCCTGGGCGGTGTGGGTCGGGCAGCGTCCCCGCTCCCGGCTGCACCTCCCCGACTTTCGCCGCGCCGCCGTTCTGGTGGGCCTCACCCGCGAGCCCGACCCGCGCGTGCTGCTCACGGTGCGCTCGGCGGACCTGCCCACCCACCGGGGCCAGATCAGCTTTCCGGGGGGCAGCCTCGACCCTGGCGAAACCCCGGTGCAGGCGGCCCTACGTGAGGCCGAGGAGGAGGTGGGCCTCTCCCCCGCCGACGTGACCGTGCTGGGCGAACTCGACGACGTGTTCACCCCGGTCGGCTTCCATGTCACGCCCATCCTGGCCCGCATCCCCGCAGAACTCCGGCTCACCCTCAGCGCGGAGGTGGCCGAGTTGCTGCTCCCCACGCTGAGCGAGTTGCGGGCCGCTCCCCTGGTCCGCGAGACGCGCACCCTGCCGGGCGGAGAACGGGTGCCCCTCTACCGCTATCCCTGGCGCGGGCACGACATCTGGGGCATGACGGCGCGGGTGCTGCACGACCTGCTGGGCGAGGGGCCGTAA
- a CDS encoding acyl-CoA dehydrogenase family protein, protein MTNPATLQAMLAHLDLGALERLGQKVDLPGLLSSVSQLNDGQLKQLARTLGGGGGRTADLPAPDGDFYGQLDRLTPEQREVRQQVRTFMTDQVRPIMNVYWNRDEFPQQMIAELRKLDLVRRVWNEDGTRKPDATLVEGLITLEACRVDVSTAVFFGVHAGLAFASIALGGSEEQKAEWLPKMLDLEAIGAFGLTEPEGGSQVSQGMRTTCRRDGDSWVLNGEKYWIGNSPFSDFTVVWARDEESSEVRGFIVRAGTAGYRVEKIEGKTALRIVENGHVFLEDCRVPESDRLQAVRGWRTTAEVLRLTRAGVAWQGVGCALGAYELALGYAQTREQFGKRIGEFQLIQNHLVHMLGNVTSMLALVLRLSDMADAGEMKDEHASLAKVVTAARCRETVALARETFGGNGILLQNGVAKHFADTEAIYSYEGTNEINTLVVGRAITGFSAFV, encoded by the coding sequence ATGACCAATCCAGCCACCCTCCAGGCGATGCTCGCGCACCTTGACCTCGGCGCCCTTGAGCGGCTGGGGCAGAAGGTGGACCTGCCGGGCCTGCTCTCCAGCGTGTCGCAGCTCAACGACGGCCAGCTCAAGCAGCTCGCCCGCACCCTGGGCGGCGGCGGGGGCCGCACCGCCGACCTGCCCGCGCCCGACGGGGACTTCTACGGTCAGCTTGACCGCCTGACCCCGGAGCAGCGGGAGGTCCGGCAACAGGTGCGGACCTTCATGACCGATCAGGTGCGCCCCATCATGAACGTGTACTGGAACCGAGACGAGTTCCCCCAACAGATGATTGCCGAACTCCGCAAACTCGACCTCGTGCGCCGGGTCTGGAACGAGGACGGCACCCGCAAGCCCGACGCCACCCTCGTCGAGGGCCTGATCACCCTGGAAGCCTGCCGGGTGGACGTGTCCACCGCCGTCTTCTTCGGCGTGCACGCGGGGCTGGCCTTCGCCTCCATCGCGCTGGGCGGCAGTGAAGAACAGAAAGCCGAATGGCTGCCCAAGATGCTCGACCTGGAGGCCATCGGTGCCTTCGGCCTCACCGAGCCGGAGGGCGGCTCGCAGGTCAGCCAGGGCATGCGCACGACCTGCCGCCGCGACGGGGACAGTTGGGTCCTGAACGGCGAGAAGTACTGGATCGGCAACTCGCCCTTCAGCGACTTCACCGTGGTCTGGGCGCGGGACGAGGAGAGCAGCGAGGTGCGCGGCTTCATCGTGCGGGCGGGCACGGCGGGGTACCGGGTCGAGAAGATCGAGGGCAAGACGGCCCTGCGGATCGTGGAAAACGGGCACGTCTTTCTGGAGGACTGCCGGGTGCCCGAGTCCGACCGCCTGCAAGCCGTGCGCGGCTGGCGCACGACCGCCGAGGTGCTGCGGCTCACGCGGGCGGGCGTGGCGTGGCAGGGAGTGGGCTGTGCGCTGGGCGCCTACGAGCTGGCGCTGGGCTACGCGCAGACCCGCGAGCAGTTCGGCAAGCGCATCGGGGAGTTTCAACTGATCCAGAACCACCTCGTGCATATGCTGGGCAACGTGACGAGCATGCTGGCCCTGGTGCTGCGGCTCTCGGACATGGCCGACGCGGGCGAGATGAAGGATGAGCACGCCTCGCTCGCCAAGGTGGTCACGGCGGCCCGCTGCCGCGAGACAGTCGCGCTGGCCCGCGAGACTTTCGGCGGCAACGGCATCCTGCTGCAAAACGGGGTCGCCAAGCACTTCGCGGATACGGAAGCGATCTACTCCTACGAGGGCACCAACGAGATCAACACGCTGGTGGTGGGTAGGGCGATCACGGGCTTCAGCGCGTTCGTGTAA
- a CDS encoding NUDIX hydrolase, translating into MPSLVQLRELQAIAQAGLTYTRDPYDRERFERLLALTAELLAEGTGQTPEEVHSLLTIERGYLTPKVDVRAIVLNAAGEVLLTRERADGLWSLPGGWADPGDSPREVAVREVREETGRGVRAVRLLALLDKDKHPHPPDLWAVYKVFIACELLEDVAAHPDNTETLDSGWFAPGDLPPLSLGRNLPEQVRRMVALWQEPGLGVDVD; encoded by the coding sequence ATGCCTTCCCTCGTCCAGCTCCGCGAACTCCAAGCAATCGCCCAGGCCGGGCTGACCTACACGCGCGACCCCTACGACCGCGAACGCTTCGAGCGTCTGCTCGCGCTCACCGCAGAGCTGCTGGCTGAAGGCACCGGGCAGACGCCGGAGGAGGTTCACAGCCTGCTGACCATCGAGCGCGGGTATCTGACGCCCAAGGTGGACGTGCGGGCCATCGTGCTGAACGCGGCGGGCGAGGTGCTGCTCACGCGCGAGCGGGCCGACGGGCTGTGGAGCCTCCCCGGTGGCTGGGCCGACCCCGGCGACAGCCCCCGCGAAGTCGCGGTGCGCGAGGTGCGGGAAGAAACCGGGCGCGGGGTCCGGGCCGTGAGGCTGCTGGCGCTACTCGACAAGGACAAGCACCCGCACCCGCCCGACCTGTGGGCCGTGTACAAGGTCTTTATCGCCTGCGAGTTGCTGGAGGACGTGGCCGCCCACCCCGACAACACCGAGACGCTGGACAGCGGCTGGTTCGCGCCGGGTGACCTCCCACCCCTGTCGCTGGGGCGCAATCTGCCGGAACAGGTGCGGCGGATGGTGGCGCTGTGGCAGGAGCCGGGGCTGGGCGTGGACGTGGATTGA
- a CDS encoding MazG family protein gives MQELLTTLRRLRAPDGCPWDREQTHESLRPYLLEEAAEAVDAVTEGPEALAAELGDVLLQVAFHSVIAEEAGTFGYADVERGIVEKLVRRHPHVFGDVQVADAGEVVVNWQAIKAAERGGQPRRAADRVPTALGALARETAAQKLAGTAKGGRGGVRAALENAPDSAEGVAGVLAAAVAWARSLGVDAEVALREHTQARLLALPDPEEE, from the coding sequence ATGCAAGAGCTGCTGACCACCCTGCGCCGGTTGCGTGCCCCGGACGGTTGCCCCTGGGACCGCGAGCAGACCCACGAGTCCCTGCGCCCCTACCTGCTGGAGGAAGCGGCCGAGGCCGTGGACGCCGTCACCGAAGGCCCCGAGGCGCTCGCCGCCGAGCTGGGGGACGTGCTGCTGCAAGTCGCCTTCCATTCGGTGATTGCGGAGGAGGCTGGCACCTTCGGCTACGCGGACGTGGAGCGCGGCATCGTGGAGAAGCTGGTGCGGCGGCACCCCCACGTCTTCGGGGACGTGCAGGTCGCGGATGCGGGCGAGGTCGTCGTCAACTGGCAGGCGATCAAGGCCGCCGAGCGTGGAGGGCAACCCCGCCGCGCCGCCGACCGGGTGCCCACCGCGCTGGGGGCGCTGGCCCGTGAGACGGCGGCGCAGAAGCTGGCAGGAACCGCCAAGGGGGGGCGCGGGGGGGTCCGGGCAGCGCTGGAGAACGCGCCCGATTCCGCCGAGGGCGTGGCCGGGGTGCTGGCCGCCGCCGTCGCCTGGGCACGCTCGCTGGGGGTGGACGCGGAGGTCGCCCTGCGGGAGCACACCCAGGCGCGGCTGCTGGCCCTGCCCGACCCGGAGGAAGAATGA
- a CDS encoding aspartate aminotransferase family protein, translating to MRYGNEELLYGLGLLDLAGPFYRVSPWEMEDEHGVRRINASGYAAVPFGDMPPVITSFLHEFLDRNRALSLPQQSSSSWRAALQTNLVRLLSRELPSHADSQVFFCSSGTEAIEGALKFAKAWRPKAKYYVSFSSGYHGKTLGSLSLTPNPEYQDIFRPLVPGAVTSPYGDLDALKQLVTRLGPDKVVAVVVEPIQGEGGVNIPPPGFLRGVGELCRRSGIVCIADEIQTGLGRTGHWFESAAQGLDPDIVTLAKPLGGGMTAVGATIVRHEIYKKMLGGLSSKRHSNTFGGNALAMAVGLKSLEYLVEQDLPARSARLGQLGLARLNALQEEYPRLFESVRGQGLLLAMQFRPMVGVPLPGPLKEIVFEATAILALRELHAAGVMANLSLSSKRTVRLTPALDMPEDLFGTMLNRVGVFAGRNPASRYLLTNTPPAVTARLAKFAASKPKKRTDSDG from the coding sequence ATGCGGTACGGCAACGAGGAACTGCTGTACGGCCTGGGCCTGCTGGACCTCGCCGGACCTTTTTACAGAGTGTCGCCCTGGGAGATGGAGGACGAGCACGGCGTGCGGCGCATCAACGCGTCGGGGTACGCGGCGGTGCCGTTCGGGGACATGCCGCCCGTCATCACCAGCTTCCTGCACGAGTTTCTGGACCGGAACCGGGCGCTGAGTCTGCCGCAGCAGTCCAGCTCATCGTGGCGGGCGGCCCTCCAGACCAACCTCGTGCGGCTGCTTTCGCGCGAGCTGCCCTCGCACGCCGACTCGCAGGTCTTCTTCTGCTCCAGCGGCACCGAGGCCATCGAGGGAGCACTGAAGTTCGCCAAGGCGTGGCGGCCGAAGGCGAAGTACTACGTCTCCTTTTCCAGCGGCTACCACGGCAAGACGCTGGGGAGCCTCAGCCTCACGCCCAACCCGGAGTATCAGGACATCTTCCGGCCGCTGGTGCCGGGGGCGGTCACGAGTCCCTACGGCGACCTCGACGCGCTGAAGCAGCTCGTGACGCGGCTGGGGCCGGACAAGGTGGTTGCGGTGGTGGTCGAGCCGATTCAGGGCGAGGGCGGCGTGAATATCCCCCCGCCGGGCTTCCTGCGCGGGGTGGGCGAGCTGTGCCGCCGCTCCGGCATCGTCTGCATCGCGGACGAGATTCAGACCGGGCTGGGGCGCACCGGGCACTGGTTCGAGTCGGCGGCGCAGGGCCTCGACCCCGACATCGTGACCCTTGCCAAGCCGTTGGGCGGCGGCATGACGGCGGTGGGCGCGACCATCGTGCGGCACGAGATCTACAAGAAGATGCTGGGCGGCCTGAGTTCCAAGCGGCACTCCAACACCTTCGGCGGGAACGCGCTGGCGATGGCGGTGGGCCTCAAATCGCTGGAGTACCTCGTCGAGCAGGACCTGCCCGCCCGCAGCGCCCGCCTCGGCCAATTGGGACTGGCGCGGCTGAACGCCCTGCAAGAGGAGTATCCCCGGCTCTTCGAGAGTGTGCGCGGTCAGGGCCTGCTGCTGGCGATGCAGTTCCGACCGATGGTGGGCGTGCCGCTCCCCGGCCCCCTCAAGGAGATCGTCTTCGAGGCGACCGCCATCCTCGCCCTGCGCGAGCTGCACGCGGCGGGCGTGATGGCGAACCTCAGCCTCAGCTCCAAGCGCACGGTGCGGCTGACTCCAGCGCTCGACATGCCCGAGGACCTCTTCGGGACGATGCTGAACCGGGTGGGCGTCTTTGCGGGCCGTAACCCCGCCTCGCGCTACCTGCTGACCAACACGCCCCCGGCCGTCACAGCGCGGCTGGCGAAGTTCGCGGCCAGCAAGCCCAAGAAGCGCACGGACAGCGATGGGTAA
- a CDS encoding fumarylacetoacetate hydrolase family protein, which yields MRLVRIAHGGTPSWGELEGATVHLTRGMAGERTGETVALSAATLLAPAEPSKIVCVGRNYVNHIKELGNDTGELPKEPGIFLKGPNALAAEGETVAYPEWTENFHFEGELALVIGRQARDLTPENALDSVAGYTCGLDLTARDRQKTDLQWFRAKAADRFCPLGPWLETDFDPADVRVMTRINGKTRQDGRTSHMIFDVPTILTYLTRYVTLEPGDVVLTGTPEGVGPLSRGDTVEVEVEGIGVLTTRIG from the coding sequence ATGCGTCTGGTCCGAATCGCACACGGCGGCACCCCTTCCTGGGGCGAACTCGAAGGGGCCACCGTGCACCTCACGCGCGGCATGGCGGGCGAGCGGACGGGGGAGACGGTGGCCCTCTCCGCCGCGACCCTGCTCGCCCCCGCCGAACCCAGCAAGATCGTCTGCGTGGGCCGCAACTACGTCAACCACATCAAGGAACTCGGCAACGACACGGGCGAACTGCCGAAGGAACCCGGCATCTTCCTGAAGGGGCCGAACGCGCTGGCCGCCGAGGGCGAGACGGTGGCCTACCCGGAGTGGACCGAGAACTTCCACTTCGAGGGCGAACTGGCGCTGGTGATCGGGCGGCAGGCGCGGGACCTCACCCCGGAGAACGCGCTGGACTCCGTGGCTGGATACACCTGCGGCCTCGACCTCACCGCCCGCGACCGCCAGAAGACCGACCTGCAATGGTTCCGCGCCAAGGCCGCCGACCGCTTCTGCCCGCTGGGGCCGTGGCTGGAGACAGACTTTGACCCCGCCGACGTGCGTGTGATGACGCGAATCAATGGCAAAACGCGGCAGGACGGTCGAACGAGCCACATGATTTTCGACGTGCCCACCATCCTGACCTACCTCACCCGCTACGTGACCCTGGAACCCGGCGACGTGGTGCTCACCGGGACGCCGGAGGGCGTCGGCCCCCTCTCGCGCGGGGACACGGTGGAGGTCGAGGTGGAGGGCATCGGCGTGCTGACCACCCGCATCGGGTAG